GCACTTCGGCAGCAAACTGACCAACCCGTTGCTTGTCGATACCCTTGACGACAATGTGCGTCTGATCTGGGCATTTGACATCAAGATCGGTGGGGATCTTCTTATGCACTTCGTTGGCAAAACCAACACGCAGTTGCAGGACGTCGCCAGCGATCGCGGCAAGGTAACCCACGCCCACGACTTCAAGACGCTTTTCGTAACCTTGATCAACACCAAGCACCATGTTCGAGATCAGTGCACGAGTCAAACCGTGCATGGCCTTCGCGGTACGGGTGTCACTCTTACGAGTCACGGTCACGTCTTTACCATCTTCACCCACCTCAACCGTGATTTCCGGATTGGCGGTGTAAGATAGTTTGCCCAATGGGCCTTCTACGTTCACCGTCTGGCCATCAACCGAGACTTTCACTTTCTCGGGTACGGCGACCGGCTTGCGTCCTAGTCGGGACATTTTCTTAACCTTTAAAAGGCAATGGGTCTCTGCGAAGGAGACTGTCCTGCGGGTTGTATGAACTAATGAATCGTTGGGTCAGTGTACGGTTAGTTTGGCGAGAATCGCTTACCAAACTTCGCACAAGACTTCGCCA
The genomic region above belongs to Blastopirellula marina and contains:
- the rplF gene encoding 50S ribosomal protein L6 translates to MSRLGRKPVAVPEKVKVSVDGQTVNVEGPLGKLSYTANPEITVEVGEDGKDVTVTRKSDTRTAKAMHGLTRALISNMVLGVDQGYEKRLEVVGVGYLAAIAGDVLQLRVGFANEVHKKIPTDLDVKCPDQTHIVVKGIDKQRVGQFAAEVRAVRKPEPYKGKGVRYQGERVKLKPGKAAGK